Proteins found in one Limnobaculum xujianqingii genomic segment:
- a CDS encoding LysR family transcriptional regulator: MDKRQLKAFICVFEERNITRAAQLLSLTQPALSATIKALEDDLGIPLFIRKTRGVDVTEDARVLYPHARRMINDMTALASRFRKRRDKTPLTIGIEHDIASLHLVTLLEKARTSMPDLLLTLDPGCTGDIRLGCESLRCEDELFIPLFDENYELAFPATHPFNQESILTTEQLHDQPWVMFPTHDSHQRFLPFYGASASTPTANAGNFMLALDLVEAGFGLTIAPKPLIETRCDLASRPLPGHPLIRRVGICYAVQALENPAVEQLLKGLSV; the protein is encoded by the coding sequence ATGGATAAGCGTCAACTCAAAGCCTTTATCTGCGTTTTCGAAGAACGCAATATCACTCGCGCCGCTCAACTATTAAGTCTGACACAGCCTGCGCTATCCGCCACTATTAAGGCACTGGAAGACGATCTGGGGATCCCCTTATTCATCCGTAAAACCCGCGGTGTGGACGTAACCGAAGATGCACGAGTGCTCTACCCTCATGCCCGACGCATGATTAACGATATGACGGCATTAGCATCGCGTTTTCGCAAACGCCGGGATAAGACACCGCTTACTATTGGTATCGAGCATGATATTGCCTCATTGCATCTGGTAACCTTGTTGGAAAAAGCACGTACCAGTATGCCCGACCTACTGCTTACCCTTGATCCGGGCTGTACCGGGGATATCCGACTTGGTTGTGAAAGCTTACGCTGTGAAGATGAACTGTTTATTCCGTTATTTGACGAGAATTATGAACTGGCTTTTCCGGCAACACATCCCTTTAATCAGGAATCCATACTGACCACCGAACAACTTCACGATCAACCGTGGGTGATGTTCCCAACTCACGATTCCCACCAGCGATTTCTACCGTTTTACGGCGCGTCCGCCAGTACTCCCACCGCCAACGCAGGAAACTTTATGCTGGCGCTGGATCTGGTAGAAGCGGGCTTTGGCTTAACCATTGCTCCGAAGCCGTTAATAGAAACACGCTGTGATTTAGCTTCCCGTCCCCTGCCTGGCCATCCATTAATACGTCGGGTAGGTATTTGCTATGCTGTGCAAGCGCTGGAAAACCCTGCTGTCGAACAGTTATTGAAGGGGTTGAGTGTGTAG
- a CDS encoding SDR family oxidoreductase, whose amino-acid sequence MSIASKPLIVITGASSGIGLATAKLLSAKGHALLLLARRIERMTALNLPNTLCHAVDVTDRDAFAAAVKDAEQKFGPVDALVNNAGVMLLGNIEQQNPNEWDQMLDVNVKGLLNGVHAVTEGMIARKAGTIINISSVAGRKTFPNHVVYVGTKFAVHGMSENLREELSPHNVRVVVIAPGAVETELLSHTTSDEIKTGYQAWKQDMGGKVLSPEDVANAIDFAYSQPQYVCIREIVLAATRQGA is encoded by the coding sequence ATGAGTATTGCATCTAAACCTTTAATCGTTATCACTGGTGCCAGTTCTGGTATAGGTCTGGCGACGGCTAAGCTGTTGTCTGCAAAAGGTCATGCGCTGCTGCTGTTGGCTCGTCGTATTGAGCGTATGACGGCGTTGAATTTGCCAAATACGCTATGTCACGCTGTAGATGTGACTGACCGTGATGCGTTTGCCGCTGCGGTAAAAGATGCTGAACAGAAATTTGGTCCAGTGGATGCGCTGGTAAATAATGCCGGGGTGATGTTACTGGGCAATATTGAGCAGCAGAACCCGAATGAATGGGATCAAATGCTGGATGTGAACGTCAAAGGTTTACTGAACGGTGTTCATGCGGTAACGGAAGGAATGATTGCGCGTAAAGCAGGAACCATCATTAATATCAGTTCCGTGGCTGGTCGTAAAACTTTCCCTAACCACGTGGTCTATGTAGGTACTAAATTTGCGGTGCATGGCATGTCTGAAAACCTGCGGGAAGAGCTTTCGCCGCATAATGTGCGTGTAGTGGTGATTGCCCCTGGGGCGGTGGAAACGGAGCTGTTAAGCCATACCACCAGTGATGAAATCAAAACCGGCTATCAGGCATGGAAACAGGATATGGGTGGTAAAGTACTGAGCCCGGAAGACGTGGCCAATGCGATTGATTTTGCTTATTCTCAACCGCAATATGTCTGTATTCGTGAAATCGTGCTGGCGGCTACCCGTCAGGGCGCTTAA
- a CDS encoding nuclear transport factor 2 family protein, translating to MQNNLEDRTQIADLINGWIHRDLGQWEQLRSLFHPDGTIEITWFEGLFSEFVNGSMRMGKSDLRTKHLIGAPIIRFNGDKAIVETNAMIIGENVKLNLGCNVHNRFYDLAEKRNGIWKLLKRQSVYDMGTFTFPLGLVEVDQSLTAKYPREYAALAYILEKSGFPVNRVFATRGSELEQTMKAEGQIWLNQ from the coding sequence ATGCAAAACAACCTTGAAGATCGCACACAAATCGCTGACTTAATTAATGGCTGGATACACCGGGATCTCGGTCAATGGGAACAATTACGCAGCTTATTTCACCCTGACGGTACGATTGAAATCACCTGGTTTGAAGGATTATTCAGCGAGTTCGTTAATGGCTCTATGCGTATGGGAAAATCAGACCTGCGGACTAAGCATCTGATTGGCGCACCGATCATCAGATTTAATGGTGACAAAGCCATCGTTGAAACCAATGCGATGATTATTGGCGAGAATGTCAAACTCAATCTTGGTTGTAACGTACATAATCGCTTTTATGATTTGGCAGAAAAGCGTAATGGCATCTGGAAACTGCTCAAACGTCAGAGCGTATATGATATGGGAACATTTACGTTTCCATTAGGATTGGTGGAGGTTGATCAATCTTTAACGGCAAAATATCCGCGAGAATATGCTGCTCTTGCCTATATTTTGGAAAAGAGCGGTTTTCCAGTCAATCGTGTGTTCGCCACACGTGGAAGTGAACTGGAACAAACCATGAAAGCTGAAGGACAAATCTGGTTGAATCAGTAA
- a CDS encoding LysR substrate-binding domain-containing protein yields MDLRHLRYFLAVAEEGHFGRAAERLNIVQPALSMQIRALEDELGGPLFARTSRRVELTEAGKLLQVEAQRTLEQAEHARTIVQRLLRGETGCVRVGFAGNAVFSGKLMKDLRAFRKTYPNAELIVREMPPQAQVEAIMGGRIDIGYAPDHNTMHNPTLICEQIGSWNRMVALSCDHPLTSEPHLTTAILAEEPLILYDTHDADERLYRTLSRLSGREPHVTHRSTSTLSVLALAAAGLGVALVPEPLSQVAIPGLIYRTLNEPELSASLMLLSRADETNGAVQAFLALIRSDSL; encoded by the coding sequence ATGGATTTGCGCCACTTGCGGTATTTTTTAGCGGTTGCTGAAGAGGGGCATTTTGGTCGCGCAGCTGAGCGACTGAACATTGTTCAACCTGCATTGAGCATGCAGATACGGGCACTGGAAGATGAGCTTGGTGGCCCTTTGTTTGCCCGAACCAGCCGGCGCGTGGAGCTAACCGAAGCCGGGAAGTTACTGCAAGTAGAAGCCCAACGTACTCTGGAACAGGCAGAACATGCCAGAACCATAGTACAGCGTTTATTAAGGGGTGAAACGGGTTGTGTGCGGGTAGGTTTCGCTGGAAACGCCGTTTTTAGCGGCAAGCTGATGAAGGATTTACGCGCTTTTCGTAAAACCTATCCCAATGCGGAATTGATTGTTCGGGAAATGCCACCACAGGCGCAGGTGGAAGCTATTATGGGTGGGCGGATAGATATTGGTTATGCACCGGATCACAACACCATGCATAACCCGACACTGATTTGTGAACAGATAGGCAGCTGGAACCGAATGGTAGCGTTGTCCTGCGATCATCCATTAACCAGTGAACCTCATTTGACGACGGCTATTCTGGCTGAGGAACCGCTGATTCTTTACGATACCCATGATGCTGATGAGAGGCTGTACCGAACGCTAAGCAGGCTATCAGGCCGTGAACCGCATGTAACACATCGTTCGACTTCTACGCTCAGCGTTCTGGCGCTGGCTGCTGCCGGACTGGGTGTAGCCCTTGTGCCTGAGCCTTTGTCGCAGGTGGCAATTCCGGGGCTAATCTATCGAACGTTAAATGAACCAGAGCTTTCAGCCAGTTTGATGTTGCTCAGTCGTGCGGATGAAACCAATGGCGCGGTCCAAGCCTTTCTGGCTTTGATACGTTCTGATAGCTTATGA
- a CDS encoding lytic transglycosylase domain-containing protein, whose amino-acid sequence MLDIFLLAAQCAPDISPQTLVAITKVESNHNPYAIGIVDGYLVRQPKNKQEALATAQMLHQGGWNFSMGIGQVNLHNLPKYSLTFEQAFEPCENLRVASKIFNECYQRALSQFPTQRDALLASYSCYYSGNFTRGFKGEGTKNISYVDKIVTAESGISSERIDNAQAIPVISTKSGARQNDRTGTQKSSDEKIEDKSARVSDYKSNKSTKRINELRGN is encoded by the coding sequence ATGCTTGATATTTTTCTTTTAGCCGCGCAATGTGCACCGGATATCTCCCCTCAAACGCTCGTTGCCATTACTAAAGTTGAATCGAACCACAATCCTTACGCTATCGGTATTGTTGATGGTTATCTTGTCAGGCAGCCCAAAAATAAACAAGAAGCGCTGGCAACGGCGCAAATGCTGCATCAAGGCGGGTGGAATTTTTCCATGGGTATTGGGCAGGTTAATCTTCATAACCTGCCCAAATACAGTTTAACCTTTGAACAGGCATTTGAGCCCTGCGAAAACTTACGCGTGGCCTCAAAAATATTCAATGAGTGCTATCAACGCGCGTTATCGCAATTCCCAACCCAAAGAGATGCGCTATTAGCGTCTTATTCTTGCTACTACAGCGGGAATTTTACCCGTGGATTTAAAGGGGAAGGCACAAAGAACATTAGCTATGTCGATAAAATCGTCACCGCTGAATCAGGCATATCATCAGAACGGATTGATAACGCACAGGCAATCCCGGTGATATCAACCAAATCTGGCGCAAGACAAAACGACAGAACAGGAACACAGAAATCTTCCGATGAAAAAATTGAAGATAAAAGTGCACGCGTCTCCGATTATAAATCCAATAAATCAACCAAACGGATTAATGAATTAAGAGGAAATTAA
- a CDS encoding RCC1 domain-containing protein, protein MPTGSSLDTGLSIHNGEVWVWGFRGSGQQGNGTMVVNQRSAPTKVKIFSEQNIKIVALTAGAYHMIALDENGDVWGWGQSGYGETGCGTGYVTTPCKVLNGKKITIIGAGEYFSATMGEDGKVYTWGHGIYGQRGDGLRTSYLKNAKQPGTVHEVDLKGEKARLLGVAYETAYVVTHSGKVMGWGDNEDCELGVMTGKSICSGHEYVTTPREFTLSGINPNNIIQITGGNAWGQVLLNNGEVWGWGRGASVGQTSNGSTHYTNNSATPRKVLDNVAYLYGRYVGSAALTKSGKFYTWGQTSGSAFDIYGHKPTLRESPHGVIEGFGGGKEHLYYWTFDGKAYAVGYGAAYKLLPNSTKNIPWPGEEMTFLLEDD, encoded by the coding sequence ATGCCTACCGGCTCATCCCTTGATACCGGGCTCTCCATACATAATGGCGAAGTTTGGGTGTGGGGTTTTCGCGGCTCAGGCCAACAGGGTAATGGAACCATGGTGGTTAACCAGAGATCCGCACCGACTAAAGTAAAAATATTCTCCGAGCAAAACATTAAAATCGTCGCATTAACCGCGGGTGCTTATCATATGATTGCTCTGGATGAGAATGGTGACGTCTGGGGATGGGGACAAAGCGGCTACGGTGAGACCGGATGCGGCACGGGTTATGTCACGACACCTTGTAAGGTATTAAATGGAAAGAAAATCACCATCATTGGCGCCGGAGAATACTTCTCAGCCACCATGGGTGAAGACGGTAAGGTTTATACCTGGGGGCATGGTATTTACGGTCAGCGTGGTGACGGCTTAAGAACATCTTACTTAAAAAATGCAAAGCAGCCTGGCACTGTACATGAAGTTGATTTAAAAGGCGAAAAAGCGCGTTTACTGGGTGTTGCTTATGAAACAGCCTATGTTGTCACTCATTCCGGCAAAGTCATGGGTTGGGGAGATAACGAAGACTGTGAGCTTGGCGTTATGACAGGGAAATCAATTTGTTCCGGTCATGAATATGTAACTACGCCTCGTGAATTTACTCTGTCAGGCATTAATCCCAATAATATTATACAAATCACCGGTGGAAACGCCTGGGGTCAGGTTTTGCTGAATAATGGAGAGGTATGGGGCTGGGGACGCGGTGCATCTGTCGGACAAACCAGCAATGGTTCAACACATTATACCAACAACAGCGCGACACCCAGAAAAGTTTTAGACAATGTGGCTTACCTTTATGGCCGATATGTTGGCTCTGCCGCCCTGACTAAATCGGGTAAATTCTATACCTGGGGGCAAACTTCCGGCTCTGCATTTGACATCTATGGGCACAAACCCACTTTGCGTGAATCACCTCATGGCGTCATTGAAGGCTTTGGTGGCGGCAAAGAGCATCTCTACTACTGGACGTTCGACGGCAAAGCCTATGCCGTTGGTTATGGCGCGGCTTATAAACTGCTTCCGAACAGTACCAAAAATATCCCCTGGCCAGGTGAAGAAATGACGTTCTTGTTAGAGGATGATTAA
- a CDS encoding TadE/TadG family type IV pilus assembly protein: MMKQLRTIFMSESGAIAIVYVIIFPFLLASVAFALDGSLALNRKARLADATSEAILAIAAIDNRLVDERARNANKAIAKEYIGFYLPDNSEQLQHLDITMTDNIDREGYVDYSLIASVNLPALLPVSDLGFPSFDKNINVGNQGDNSGNARKFITTNATPADYVFVVDFSDTMNSSYTDSNGLATTRLDMLKTVVNDVISGSKHSDSQFALVPFDLGVPFKVENAVNAALAYKNQKNEAGGELIGCSALYVPRSTYSPANIDYAFWANKHIMQTQYPDYDSNKNTILYNTDRSRYLYYRFIVGESLEQDIGDLQQRGWCVHNTPSGVTTGLYLFSCEQDSTRSIFTSTNQQKFNDQYNRVVDLTKTMRGASSLERSSIVNSLTINYDATIDINNLFSHSNVQEFIQPWAPNMYEYRAFTGMCQSATPLYTVSDSLTQEQAEKNMAASFSSAQSRAFLIPLTTNSSEKENLVSDFMKMAAGGGTDSSVGLLRSVPIIAAGQNTKKVIIVISDGEDEVDPAIVSTELHSRGMCDAIKSGLKSESLYAANKIGVVAETAEIHYVSINDDYTNAERIAFWGKYCAKGETETDSTQYVHTATDYSSLISTLKSIIGVETGYYIRNDQK, encoded by the coding sequence ATGATGAAACAGCTACGCACAATATTTATGTCTGAAAGCGGCGCCATTGCTATTGTATACGTTATCATTTTCCCGTTTTTACTTGCCTCTGTGGCTTTTGCGCTTGATGGCTCTTTAGCCTTAAACAGAAAAGCCCGGCTGGCCGACGCCACCAGTGAAGCGATATTAGCCATCGCGGCGATAGATAATCGACTTGTCGATGAGCGTGCACGTAATGCCAATAAAGCGATAGCAAAAGAATATATTGGTTTTTATTTACCGGATAATTCCGAGCAGCTCCAGCATTTAGATATCACCATGACAGATAATATTGATAGAGAAGGCTATGTTGACTATAGCCTGATTGCTTCTGTCAACCTTCCGGCTTTATTACCCGTGTCAGATCTGGGTTTTCCCAGTTTTGATAAAAACATTAATGTGGGTAATCAGGGCGATAACAGTGGTAATGCGAGAAAGTTTATCACTACCAATGCCACCCCTGCCGATTATGTTTTCGTGGTTGATTTTTCAGATACCATGAATTCAAGCTATACCGATTCAAACGGTTTAGCGACCACTCGCTTAGATATGCTTAAAACTGTAGTCAACGATGTCATTAGCGGAAGTAAACATTCAGACTCGCAATTTGCGCTTGTTCCTTTTGATTTAGGGGTTCCTTTTAAAGTAGAAAATGCAGTCAATGCCGCATTAGCTTATAAAAATCAAAAAAATGAAGCCGGTGGTGAATTAATTGGTTGCTCCGCACTCTATGTCCCACGTTCAACTTATTCTCCAGCCAATATTGATTATGCGTTTTGGGCTAATAAACACATTATGCAAACTCAATATCCGGATTATGACAGCAACAAAAATACCATACTTTATAATACTGACCGGTCAAGATATCTGTACTATCGCTTTATCGTCGGTGAATCGCTAGAGCAGGATATCGGCGATTTACAGCAGCGAGGATGGTGTGTTCATAATACCCCATCAGGCGTAACAACCGGCCTGTATCTTTTCAGTTGCGAGCAAGATTCTACCCGAAGTATTTTCACTTCAACTAACCAGCAGAAATTTAATGATCAATATAATCGTGTTGTCGATTTAACCAAAACCATGCGTGGAGCTTCATCCCTTGAGCGCTCATCCATAGTTAACAGCCTGACTATCAACTATGACGCAACCATAGATATCAACAATCTTTTTAGTCACAGCAATGTACAGGAGTTTATCCAACCCTGGGCCCCTAATATGTATGAATACCGGGCCTTTACCGGCATGTGCCAGTCAGCAACACCTTTATATACCGTGAGTGATAGCCTGACTCAGGAACAGGCGGAAAAGAACATGGCCGCCAGCTTTTCATCAGCTCAATCCCGTGCGTTTCTCATTCCGCTTACCACCAATAGTTCAGAGAAAGAAAACCTGGTCTCCGATTTCATGAAAATGGCTGCCGGTGGCGGTACAGATAGCTCGGTTGGACTATTGCGTTCCGTCCCTATTATTGCCGCGGGTCAAAATACCAAAAAAGTCATTATTGTTATTTCTGATGGTGAAGATGAAGTTGACCCCGCCATTGTTTCAACAGAGCTTCACTCCCGAGGAATGTGCGATGCCATTAAGTCAGGTCTGAAGAGCGAATCACTGTATGCCGCCAATAAAATTGGTGTCGTCGCAGAAACAGCAGAGATTCACTATGTATCAATTAATGATGATTACACCAACGCTGAACGCATTGCTTTTTGGGGGAAATACTGCGCTAAAGGCGAGACAGAAACTGACAGCACCCAATATGTCCATACAGCCACTGACTACTCCTCACTTATCAGCACATTAAAATCCATTATTGGCGTTGAAACGGGATATTACATTCGGAATGACCAGAAATAA
- the tadF gene encoding tight adherence pilus pseudopilin TadF, giving the protein MLTNNKIKASYLKHASKNIKSENGSVSVEFAIVMISFILIMYLVTDFGITITKQGRLDRTSHSLATMIRERAALYQSDEDITQEEVNQLLSVGQTLLHEPNLTIAIDALYLAPDPLDPENNASARVSKTLSFTAGNNVCQLIKKSVDITELKGLSPYATSTGRWVPIYRVSVCIPNEASIFKRFTHAFNNEILPDLATSDVVISRI; this is encoded by the coding sequence ATGTTAACGAATAATAAAATCAAAGCGTCTTATTTAAAACACGCAAGTAAAAATATTAAATCCGAAAATGGTTCGGTTAGCGTTGAGTTTGCGATTGTTATGATCTCTTTCATTCTTATTATGTATCTGGTCACGGACTTTGGTATTACCATCACCAAGCAAGGACGACTCGATCGCACCAGCCATTCGCTGGCGACAATGATAAGGGAAAGAGCAGCGCTTTATCAATCCGATGAAGACATAACACAAGAAGAGGTTAACCAGTTATTATCCGTTGGCCAAACTCTGTTGCATGAGCCTAACCTGACTATTGCTATTGATGCACTTTATCTCGCACCAGACCCTTTGGATCCAGAAAATAATGCCTCAGCGCGCGTGAGTAAAACCCTCTCCTTTACTGCCGGCAATAATGTATGCCAATTAATTAAAAAATCCGTAGATATTACTGAACTAAAAGGCCTTTCTCCCTATGCGACAAGTACCGGTCGATGGGTGCCAATTTATCGCGTTAGCGTATGTATCCCTAATGAAGCCAGCATTTTTAAACGATTTACTCACGCCTTCAATAACGAAATATTGCCTGACTTAGCAACCAGTGACGTGGTTATTTCAAGAATTTAA
- a CDS encoding TadE/TadG family type IV pilus assembly protein: MINYSRIMFAINKKVPATLKEEKGAVAVEISLIFIPLIFIILLIFELCRIVYISSALDLAVAEASRYAAISTLTEEDYQAVFYRKLNTDIPFWPLLTRDENLYVDVNYCSTINDVITGNCDNNPDQKSLAIYNVGYHYTLLFSFMPTATLNSYLQRTVVYVQEYQRDNK; encoded by the coding sequence ATGATTAATTACTCAAGAATTATGTTTGCTATTAATAAAAAAGTACCTGCTACACTCAAAGAGGAAAAAGGTGCAGTTGCGGTTGAAATTTCACTGATATTTATTCCTTTAATTTTCATTATTCTTTTAATATTTGAACTCTGTCGAATTGTTTATATTTCTTCCGCATTAGATCTCGCGGTGGCGGAAGCAAGTCGTTATGCAGCCATATCAACCCTGACTGAAGAAGACTATCAGGCCGTCTTTTATCGTAAATTAAATACTGATATTCCTTTCTGGCCATTATTAACACGAGATGAAAATCTTTATGTTGATGTCAACTATTGCAGCACGATTAATGATGTTATAACCGGTAACTGTGATAATAACCCTGACCAGAAATCACTGGCTATATATAATGTTGGCTATCACTACACGCTTCTTTTTTCTTTTATGCCTACGGCTACGTTAAATTCTTATTTGCAAAGAACGGTTGTTTATGTCCAGGAATACCAGAGGGATAATAAATAA
- a CDS encoding protoglobin domain-containing protein, whose product MEKMSWNVKEEQIVDDLVTLLCITTEECQLLQSLQSDAEAITARMVDEYYDRLLAHEMTREFITDLDALKRTLAQWFVKLFCGNYDKNYALDRLRIGMAHVRIGLPVRYPLAMFDVLDRYGVEVAEKKGPEAVIAFRKVLALDVATFTQAYDNTQLNHLKDLVGGSETLARRLLTDKY is encoded by the coding sequence ATGGAAAAAATGAGCTGGAATGTGAAGGAAGAGCAAATCGTTGATGATCTGGTCACACTATTATGCATTACCACTGAGGAGTGCCAACTACTTCAAAGTTTACAAAGCGATGCCGAAGCTATCACCGCACGCATGGTTGATGAATATTACGATCGCCTGTTAGCCCATGAGATGACAAGAGAATTTATTACCGACCTGGATGCGTTAAAAAGAACTCTGGCGCAATGGTTTGTGAAATTATTTTGCGGTAACTATGATAAAAATTATGCGTTAGACCGCCTTCGTATCGGCATGGCACATGTTCGAATCGGTTTACCCGTACGCTATCCATTAGCCATGTTTGATGTTCTTGATCGTTATGGCGTTGAAGTGGCTGAGAAAAAAGGTCCGGAAGCCGTTATCGCATTTAGAAAAGTACTGGCTCTGGATGTCGCTACATTTACTCAGGCCTACGATAATACTCAATTAAACCATTTAAAAGATCTGGTTGGAGGCAGTGAAACACTCGCCAGACGATTGCTGACTGATAAATACTAG
- a CDS encoding roadblock/LC7 domain-containing protein: protein MRTELLQKIIENLSDSIPVKNTILVCSKDGDLIVQTDHGIEVDLKRVAVQVATMLGVSSRIGTSLNIGTNIELSLAGKTGRIFVFKLNQNFCLAIVAPNDCNIAILNIVTSRAIKTILAGEII from the coding sequence ATGAGAACAGAATTATTGCAGAAAATCATTGAGAATTTAAGCGACAGTATTCCGGTTAAAAATACCATTCTGGTTTGTTCCAAAGACGGTGACTTAATCGTACAAACCGATCACGGTATCGAAGTTGACCTTAAGCGTGTCGCGGTACAAGTTGCCACTATGCTTGGTGTATCTTCACGCATCGGTACCTCGCTGAATATTGGTACTAACATTGAATTAAGCTTAGCGGGAAAAACAGGAAGAATTTTTGTTTTTAAACTTAATCAAAATTTTTGTCTGGCTATTGTGGCACCGAATGATTGCAATATTGCCATTCTCAATATTGTAACTTCCCGTGCAATTAAAACCATTTTAGCCGGGGAGATAATCTAA
- a CDS encoding prepilin peptidase: MIKTILLFNYIFLLYACYTDITRRTIKNKTVIAVAILSILIGIIKYDTPEIILPLLILFIGFILSALGFFGAGDIKLIFALSLSLSDSLIFNFILMTAISGLIVVIPIIITSIYKKKKVTVPYGIAISLGYFLITAPMF, translated from the coding sequence GTGATAAAAACTATTCTATTATTTAATTATATTTTTCTTTTATATGCTTGCTATACGGATATTACCCGTAGAACCATTAAGAACAAAACCGTTATTGCTGTTGCTATTTTATCAATACTCATTGGTATTATTAAATATGATACACCTGAAATCATCCTCCCTTTATTAATTCTTTTTATTGGATTCATATTAAGCGCTTTAGGTTTTTTTGGTGCCGGAGATATAAAGCTTATATTTGCACTTTCTTTATCATTATCAGATTCATTAATTTTCAATTTTATATTGATGACAGCTATCTCCGGATTGATTGTAGTCATTCCAATTATTATTACCAGTATCTACAAAAAGAAAAAGGTAACCGTCCCTTATGGTATTGCTATCTCTTTAGGGTATTTTTTAATCACTGCTCCCATGTTTTAA
- a CDS encoding roadblock/LC7 domain-containing protein: MTISDTWIVNNYSGLTSEQCSEIQKTIEQFAQDHPGLTNMLLATVDGFEVAAVLEEQDRASMRRLAAMTSSILSIGIAMFREIGTGGQRLLTLEGEHNNILIFIVQNVKSELVLTLVSAENEPLGQLFWLIRKLSSEITEICNKTTEN, encoded by the coding sequence ATGACCATATCCGATACCTGGATAGTCAATAATTATTCTGGTTTAACCTCTGAACAATGTTCAGAAATTCAAAAAACGATTGAGCAATTCGCTCAGGATCATCCCGGGCTGACCAATATGCTTTTAGCGACCGTTGACGGTTTTGAAGTAGCAGCCGTATTGGAAGAACAAGATCGTGCCAGTATGAGACGTTTAGCAGCGATGACCAGTTCCATATTATCAATTGGTATTGCAATGTTCAGGGAAATTGGAACCGGCGGCCAGCGTCTTCTCACTTTAGAAGGAGAACATAATAATATTCTGATCTTTATTGTACAAAATGTTAAATCAGAATTAGTGCTAACCCTGGTAAGTGCTGAAAATGAACCTTTAGGTCAGCTATTTTGGCTGATACGCAAGCTCTCTTCAGAAATAACGGAGATTTGTAATAAAACGACAGAAAACTAA
- a CDS encoding GTP-binding protein, which produces MRDFKVMFVGCSGSGKTTAIASVSEISTVTTDVTNTDLANYNKEVTTVGLDYGEVTLPGQTNLLRLYGTPGQERFSFMWDILGKGTVGIIFLSDNSRSDPFGELKSYLNAFHSRLTEGNSVAILGIVKTDLAPYPDKNSYEQLLRDMGLSLPVINVDARDPTSVMLLLRVMSRHLERSIDNHDEAKQS; this is translated from the coding sequence ATGAGAGATTTCAAAGTTATGTTTGTTGGCTGTAGTGGCTCTGGTAAAACCACAGCTATTGCCAGCGTCAGCGAAATTAGTACGGTAACAACGGATGTAACTAATACCGATTTAGCAAACTATAACAAAGAGGTCACCACGGTTGGGCTGGATTACGGCGAAGTTACCCTGCCCGGTCAGACTAATTTGCTACGACTATATGGAACGCCCGGTCAGGAACGCTTCTCTTTTATGTGGGATATTTTGGGTAAAGGAACCGTTGGCATTATTTTCCTGTCAGATAACAGCCGTAGCGACCCTTTTGGTGAACTAAAAAGCTATCTGAACGCCTTTCATTCACGGCTGACAGAAGGAAACTCAGTGGCAATACTGGGTATTGTTAAAACCGATCTTGCTCCCTACCCCGATAAAAACAGCTACGAACAATTATTACGCGATATGGGACTTTCTCTCCCTGTTATCAATGTTGATGCACGAGATCCGACCAGTGTCATGTTATTGCTGAGAGTCATGTCGCGTCATTTAGAGAGATCTATCGATAATCACGATGAGGCAAAACAATCATGA